The sequence ACCAGCGCCGCCGGCTGCATCGTCGTGAAGTTGAACGAGAAGCCCACCATCGGGTTGAGGATGACAGGGCCCATCGTGAAGGCGGGGCCGATGTCGAACTCAGCGGTTCCCAGCGTGGTGAGGTAGATGTCGCTCGAGAGGCTGATGGGGCCGACCTGGTGCGTGGCGCCGGCCCAGAGCTGGAGACCGAGGCTGTCTGCGTCGAAGCGGAACCAGCTCGGGATCTGGCTCGCCTGCGGCTCCGGCGCGGCGGGCTCCGCCGCGGGCGTCGGCGCGGCCGCGGCCGCTGCGCCCGGATCAGCCGGGGGCGCAGCGGGATCCTGAGCCCAGGCGGCGGGCGACGCGAGCAACCCCACGACGCAAGCGAGCGCCGAGCAACTTCTCCGCATATCGTTCTCCATCATCGAATTGCCTCCTCTGCGCAGCACGAGGTGAAAGCAACATGAAACATGAGAGCAACATGAAACGTAACTGCAGTCGGTCGACACTAACGTAGTGCAGAGCAGTTAGGCAAAGCCGATGTGCATGGAGAGCCCCCGAGCGGCGCGCGGCCGCGTGGCCTGCCCGCGCGGGCGCACCTCGCTGCCTCGCTGGCCACAGGCGTCGATCGGGCAGGGGAGCGGCTCGAGCCGTCGGCGGCGCTGGACCGGGCGAGGTGTCGTTCGCCGAGGGCCGCGGGCGCGCAGGGGGAGAGGGGCCTGCGCCCTTCTTGAGAGGAGGATCACAGAGGGATGTACTGGATGCCCGCGGCCGCCCCGAGCGACGCCAGCGCGGCGACCCCGACGAGGAGCAGCGTCATCTTCAGCAGCGTCCCCTCGATCTGGTCGGCGACGAGGCCGTCGACGCCCTGGGAGAGCTCGTCCCGCACCTTCAGCAGGTCGATGCCGCCTGCCTGGTTGGCCTCGTTGCGGAAGCGCGCCAGCGTCAGCGTCTCGATGGTCCCGAGCAGCTGCGCCTCGATCTTGCGCCGCAGGAACCCCCGCACGCCGCCCCCTGTCGGCGCCGCCTGCACCCTGTGGATCACGGCGAGGCGAAGGCGCTTCACCGCCTCGTTGAGCGGGACGCGCTCCACCGCCTGCGCCACCCGCCCGCCGCGGGCGCCCGCCTCGGCCTGCTCGGAGACGCCGAGCAGCCGCTCGAACACGGAGGTCACGAGCATCCCGCCGAGGCGCTTCGCCCGCACGATCTGCAGGATGCCGGTGCCGAGCGCCCGCTTCCACGACAGCGTGAAGCCGATCACGGCGGAGAGCGCGAGCGCCGCGACGGCCGCCAGCGCCCCGCGCAGCGCCGAGCCGTCGGCCGCGATGGCGTACGAGGCCGCGGCGAGGACGAGGGCCAGGAACGACATGGCCGCGGCCGTCAGGAAGAAAGAGCGGAGCGCAGGGCCCAGCGCCCCGGCGACACCTTGCGCGAACGGTCGAAGATCCATGACCGCTCAGCTGACCACGCCCGCCGCGCGGCGAAAATGCCGAACGTGGCGGGCGCGCCTCGATCACGTCGAGCATGCCCGGAGGGCGCCGCTCCCGCCCGCCCGCCTCAGATGACGCCGAACTTCTTGCCGACCTTCTCGAACGCCTCGAGCGCGTGATCGAGGTGCTTGCGCTCGTGGGTCGCCATGTAGCTCGTCCGGAGCACCTGCTGCTTGGGCGGGACGCCCGGGGTGATGAACGGATTCACGTAGAGCGAGTAGTCGTCGAGGAGCGACTTCCACATCATCACGGTCTTGAGATCGTCGCGGATGTAGATGGGGATCACGGCCGTCTCCGTCTTGCCGAGCTCGAAGCCGAGCCGCTGCAGCTCCGTGCGCATGTACGTGAAGTTCTCGCGGAGCTTCTCCTGGCGCCAGGGCTCCTCCTGCATGACCTCGAGCGAGGCCATGGCGGCGGCAACGCAGGGCGGCGCGGCGCTCGCCGCGAAGAGGAAGCTATAGGCGAAATGCTGAATGTAATCGAGCACCTTTCGCTCGCCGACGAGCCAGCCGCCGATCGAGGCGAGCGACTTCGAGAAGGTGCCGCCGATGAGGTCGACCTCCTTCCCGAGGCCGAAGTGCGCGGCGGTGCCGCGGCCCCCCGGGCCGATGACGCCGAGCGCGTGGGCGTCGTCGACGAGGAGCCGCGCCTTGTGCTTCTTCACCACCTCGACGATGCCGGGCAGACTCGCGATCTCGCCCTGGGCGCTGAACACGCCGTCGGTGATCACGAGGGCGCCCTCGGTGTCGGCGATCTCGGAGAGCGCGCTGTCGAGCGCGGCGGGATCGCTGTGCTTGTAGCGCACCATCCGGGCGCCGGCCGCCTGCGCGAGCCGCACGCCGTCGTAGATGGAGGCGTGATCGTCCTTGTCGATCATCGCGACGCTCCGCTTGTTGCTGAGGAGCGCCGAGATGGTCGCGATGTTCACCTGATAGCCCGTCGTGAACACGAGCCCCGCCTCCTTGCCGTGGTAGGCGGCGAGCTTCTGCTCGAGCTCGTTGTGGAGGCGCATCGACCCGTTCACGAGCCGCGAGCCGGTCATGCTGGTGCCGTATTTGTCGATGGCGTTCCGCGCGGCTTCCCGCACCTTCGGGTGGGTCGTCAGCCCGAGGTAGTTGTTCGAGCCGAGCATGATCACGCTCCGGCCCTCGAGCTGCGCCTCGGGGCCGTTGTTGAAGTCGAGCGGGCGGAAGAAGGGGTAGACGCCCATGGCGCGGGCGTTGTCCGCGGTCATGAACTTGTAGGCCTTCTCGAACACGTCGCGCCCGCCGATCCGCGCCAGCGACGTCCGCGCCGCCATCTGGGTCGCGAGCTGCTGCTCGGCCGCCGCGGCCACGTAGGTGCCGGCGCCGTTCGAGCCCGCGCCGTTCGAGCCCACGCCGTTCACGTGCGGGCGGCTCGCCACCCCGCGCTCGCGCGGCGCCTCGCTGCTCGCCGTCTCCTCCACGACCGACAGCCCCGCGCCGCTCGCGGCGGGCGCGGCGGGCGCGGCGGGCCGACGAGCCGCCGCGCGCGACGGCGTCGCCCCGTGGACGCCGGCCTCGTCGTCGAGCGAGGGATCGATGTTCGGGAGCGCGTGCCCGTTGAGCAGGATGTCCCAGGCCTCCGCGGCCCGCTCCCTGGCGGCGCGCAGGCGGTTCTTCGCGTCCATGACCCCCGTGGCGAGCCGCATCACGCGATCGTTGCTGACGACACGGACGACCACGCCCGACGAGGTGAGCTTCTTTGCTTGGTCGACCAGACGATCCTTCATCCTCATGCCCTGGCTCCTCACGCGATCGAATTAAGGGGCGCGGTCCTGTCCGCGAAAGCCGCTCCGGCGTGCAGGATCGAGGCCTCTCGGGCCCCTGCTCGTTCCCTGCGCGTGTCGCCGCTAAAGCAGCCTGCGCGGGCCGCGTCAACTGCCACCGCCGCGTCGTCCTGGCGTGCCACGAGCGCCGCGGAGCGCCGTCGCCGCGCACGCGCATTCCGCGTCGCGCAGGGGCGTTCGCGTGGTGCGCGGCGACGTTCGCAGAGCTCGCCCGCCGGGGGGCCTGCGCGCGCTGCACCTGACTCCCAAACACCGCGGATGACAGGCCGCGGCAAGGGCAAAGGCGCAACTCGTTGCGGAGTGGTGCGCGCCGGTGTAGGAAAAGTTTTCAGGGTCTATGCGCCGTGTCCTAGTCGTTGACGACGAAGAAAACCTGCGCCTCGTGGTGCGCACGTTCCTCAAGCGGGACGGCTACGAGGTCGAGGCGGTCTCGAGCGGCGAGGAGGCGCTCGCGATGGTCGAGACGTTCGGGCCCGACGTCATCCTGACCGACGTCCGGATGCCCAGGATGGGCGGGCTCGACCTGCTGGCGACGCTG is a genomic window of Sorangium aterium containing:
- a CDS encoding aminotransferase class I/II-fold pyridoxal phosphate-dependent enzyme, which encodes MRMKDRLVDQAKKLTSSGVVVRVVSNDRVMRLATGVMDAKNRLRAARERAAEAWDILLNGHALPNIDPSLDDEAGVHGATPSRAAARRPAAPAAPAASGAGLSVVEETASSEAPRERGVASRPHVNGVGSNGAGSNGAGTYVAAAAEQQLATQMAARTSLARIGGRDVFEKAYKFMTADNARAMGVYPFFRPLDFNNGPEAQLEGRSVIMLGSNNYLGLTTHPKVREAARNAIDKYGTSMTGSRLVNGSMRLHNELEQKLAAYHGKEAGLVFTTGYQVNIATISALLSNKRSVAMIDKDDHASIYDGVRLAQAAGARMVRYKHSDPAALDSALSEIADTEGALVITDGVFSAQGEIASLPGIVEVVKKHKARLLVDDAHALGVIGPGGRGTAAHFGLGKEVDLIGGTFSKSLASIGGWLVGERKVLDYIQHFAYSFLFAASAAPPCVAAAMASLEVMQEEPWRQEKLRENFTYMRTELQRLGFELGKTETAVIPIYIRDDLKTVMMWKSLLDDYSLYVNPFITPGVPPKQQVLRTSYMATHERKHLDHALEAFEKVGKKFGVI